Below is a window of 'Nostoc azollae' 0708 DNA.
AGAACCAGCTTGGATTACCTCCCGCCAAATAGAGGCTTCTCGTCGGGCAATGACCCGTTATATCCGTCGGGGTGGCAAAATCTGGATTCGCATTTTCCCCGACAAACCTGTCACCATGCGTCCAGCAGAAACTCGGATGGGTTCTGGTAAAGGTAATCCAGAATTTTGGGTAGCAGTAGTCAAGCCTGGACGAATTTTATTTGAAATCGCTGGTGTTTCTGAAGAAATAGCTCGTGAAGCCATGCGATTAGCTGCCTATAAGCTGCCAATTAAAACTAAGTTTATTGTCCGCTCTCAACCACAGGAGCAGGAGTAGGATATGGCTCTTTCTAAAATTTCAGAAGCTAGAGAATTAAGTGACGACAAACTGGCTGAAGAAATTGTCGCTATTAAAAGACAACTATTTCAGCTGCGCTTGCAAAAAGCCACTCGACAACTAGAAAAACCCCACCAGTTCAGACACGCCCGTCATCGTTTAGCCCAACTATTAACAGTAGAGGGAGAACGCAGCCGGGTAGCAAGTCAATCGACTAAAGAAGAAAAGTAGGAGATTATGGCAGTCAAAGAACGAGTTGGCTTGGTAGTGAGCGACAAAATGCAAAAAACGGTCGTGGTGGCTGTAGAAAACCGCTCTCCTCACCCCAAGTACGGCAAAATTGTAGTTCAAACCCGGCGCTATAAGGCTCACGATGAAGATAATCACTGTAAAGTGGGCGACCGTGTGCGTATTCAGGAAACTCGACCCCTGAGCAAAACTAAGCGTTGGCAAGTCACAGAAATCCTCAATGCTAAAGCTACAACATAAATAGTTGTTATAAAATTAACAACTCTAACCGGGAGACTAATTGTGATTCAACCCCAGAGCTACCTAAATGTTGCTGATAATAGCGGAGCGCGTAAGTTAATGTGCATCCGTGTATTAGGCGGAGGAAACCGTCGTTATGGCGGTGTGGGCGATAAAATTATCGCCGTTGTTAAAGATGCCCAACCCAACATGGCTGTAAAAAAGTCTGATGTTGTCGAAGCTGTAATTGTTCGTACTAGGAAAAGTATTAATAGAGACAGCGGTATGAGCATTCGTTTTGATGATAACGCGGCAGTTATCATTAACAAAGATGGTAATCCCAGAGGTACACGGGTATTTGGCCCTGTAGCACGGGAATTACGCGATAAAAACTTTACCAAAATAGTTTCTCTCGCGCCGGAGGTGCTGTAATGGCGAAGCCAGAACCGAAAGTTTTTCATAAAATGCACGTCAAAACTGGCGACACTGTACAAGTAATTGCTGGTAAGGATAAAGGTAAAGTTGGTGAAGTAATCAAAGCACTACCCCAACTCAGCAAAGTGCTGGTCAAAGGTGTGAATATTAAAACTAAGCACGTTAAACCTCAGCAAGAAGGGGAATCTGGGAAAATCGTTACTCAGGAATTTCCTATTCATAGCTCTAACGTGATGCTCTATTCCAGCAAACAAAACATTGCCAGTCGCGTTTGCTACACTTTCACAGCCGAAGGGAAGAAAGTTAGAATGCTCCAAAAAACAGGCGAGATTTTAGACAAATAACCTGTAAATAGGGTGAGATTTTAGATTTGAATAGATTTAGATATTTTTAATTCAAATTCTAAAATCCAAAATCTAAAATTCCCTGACCAAGACCAGGGATAATCAGGACAAAAAACTATGGCGACAACCAGACTCAAGAATTTATACCAAGAGACAATTGTCCCGAAGCTGACCCAACAGTTTCAATATACCAACGTTCATCAAGTACCGAAGGTCATAAAAATAACTGTTAACCGGGGTTTGGGAGAAGCGGCTCAAAATGCGAAAGCATTAGAAGCTTCTTTAAACGAAATTGCACTGGTTACTGGTCAAAAACCAGTAGTGACAAGGGCAAAAAAGGCGATCGCAGGCTTCAAAATTCGTCAAGGTATGCCAGTTGGCATCATGGTGACTCTCAGAGGCGAACGGATGTATGCCTTTCTCGACCGACTG
It encodes the following:
- the rplP gene encoding 50S ribosomal protein L16, with translation MLSPRRTKFRKQQRGRMEGLANRGSTLNFGDFALQAQEPAWITSRQIEASRRAMTRYIRRGGKIWIRIFPDKPVTMRPAETRMGSGKGNPEFWVAVVKPGRILFEIAGVSEEIAREAMRLAAYKLPIKTKFIVRSQPQEQE
- the rpmC gene encoding 50S ribosomal protein L29; the encoded protein is MALSKISEARELSDDKLAEEIVAIKRQLFQLRLQKATRQLEKPHQFRHARHRLAQLLTVEGERSRVASQSTKEEK
- the rpsQ gene encoding 30S ribosomal protein S17, with protein sequence MAVKERVGLVVSDKMQKTVVVAVENRSPHPKYGKIVVQTRRYKAHDEDNHCKVGDRVRIQETRPLSKTKRWQVTEILNAKATT
- the rplN gene encoding 50S ribosomal protein L14, with the translated sequence MIQPQSYLNVADNSGARKLMCIRVLGGGNRRYGGVGDKIIAVVKDAQPNMAVKKSDVVEAVIVRTRKSINRDSGMSIRFDDNAAVIINKDGNPRGTRVFGPVARELRDKNFTKIVSLAPEVL
- the rplX gene encoding 50S ribosomal protein L24: MAKPEPKVFHKMHVKTGDTVQVIAGKDKGKVGEVIKALPQLSKVLVKGVNIKTKHVKPQQEGESGKIVTQEFPIHSSNVMLYSSKQNIASRVCYTFTAEGKKVRMLQKTGEILDK
- the rplE gene encoding 50S ribosomal protein L5 produces the protein MATTRLKNLYQETIVPKLTQQFQYTNVHQVPKVIKITVNRGLGEAAQNAKALEASLNEIALVTGQKPVVTRAKKAIAGFKIRQGMPVGIMVTLRGERMYAFLDRLVSLALPRIRDFRGVSPKSFDGRGNYTLGVREQLIFPEVEYDSIDQIRGLDISIITTAKNDEEGRALLKEMGMPFRDQ